The window ACTAAATAAGCAAATCAtatgtggagagagagagagagagagagagagagagagaacgatAAGAAAGCGATCACAATaacatgggaaaaaaatattttttccaagaGCGAAAAGATAAGTTATTTACTTGAttgtatttgatgaatttatttattaaaatcgatTTGCAATAGAAATCagcacacacataaaatttactaaataaaataaaaggagagaaatattatgaaaggctgcatatattaaaaataaaataaatatttaatctatataaaatatatatatatatatatatatatatatatatatatatatataaaattacaaatgaatcatattaacctcttaaaaaattaaacacacccaatataattacaaaataattgctatgtaaaaaggctaaaaaaacataaatttaaaaattattaaacaaaagaCGTAGAAAAAGgtattactaaaaaaatgaaaattaattaaaaaaataaaataatgagaccAGACGTTGTGAGCCTGGTAAACCAGGCCAAGCGTTTGGCCCGCCAAGAAAGGGCCCGCGCACAGGCCTGCAAGTTCAGGCTAACACACACAGGCCTGCAAGTTCAAGCCGATGCacacatgcctttaatttttttatttaatgggcGAACAATATAgtctttgataaaaaaagacgACGTGTCGTTTTTAATTCCCCAGATTACAGTCACTATGgagattgaaaaaacatggttctTGTTTTATCCAAAAGACCTAGAAAACACCGTTGGAACTTTGTTAAACCAATCCATGTCCTCCACAAACACAAAAAATCTTCCCAAAACCCATAATCACctggaaacaaaaaaatctttttgagctcaaatatgtttttttaggcgatttcaggtaaaaaaaacacctaatctTAATTCTTCtcatcatataaaattattttttacaaacatCGTCTGTTTTAGCAGTGAAAATCATCTCCAACAAAAACTTTTTCTCTATATGTCGGAATCCAACgacctcctctctctctctcccctccaCCAAATATGGacttaaaagagaaaaataaagtttggcatcaaaattagatttttgaaAATGAGAGGGATCAATTACCTAATATCTAAAAAAGATGGGGGACTAAAAtgaacttttcaaataaatttcaaagttgCCACCTATTTTATCTGCTCTTTTCACATAAGTactctatattttaatttagccctccctctaaaaaaaaatacaattgggTGCTAATTTAGGCGCAAAATGACTcgattatgcaaaaaaaaaaaaaaagagtttaaggaccaaattgaatttttttaaaaaatcactattGAAATCCACAATGATATATGAGAGGATGAATAGTAAAATAGCTATAGTAAAACCTctgtctcttttattttatattgtaattaaattgaagttctttaaatatttttttatgattttaaaaaaaaaaattagtacttTTTGTTGGTTTTAGAGAACTTCTATTTTTGGCTCAACTATAGAGGAAAAGATTGTTTGATTAACAAAatagcctcttttttttttattaagtccaATATATAATTACATTTCAAACCTAGAAAATAATCTGTTTTTCATTTACatatatctaatttttatttattttacatacaaAAATCTTTCAGTTTAACTTCAAGTAatataaagaatgaaaaaaacattttttaatgttttttgaataCTTTACCCAAAAAACACCATACATTACAAAACTCAACTCACATACAAAGTGGGGAAGCCACCTCTACAAACAGCTAATTGaagtccttttcttcttttcctttaattttggttttatctTCGAGAAGATTAGAACCTTTTTGTTGAAGTTACTGGTTATATAGCATGGCTACTCACAATTGTCCACGTGTGTATAAGCACACCCCACTCATCCAATCCAACAGAAGGGGATCCAAGACGTCTTGTATTTGTCCCTTGAATTTTACACAAGGTAATGAATTTCCATTTTGCATGTAGAGGAAAATTGGGAATGGttcgagaaaaaagaaaggagcaACAGTTAATAGTTTTCTTTAATAATCTAACACTGCGAAATTGTGCAATACTCTTGCTCCTCCGAAGTTCCAAAACGACTCATGATTTGCTCTAATAACAAAATACTCGATACATCAACATGGAACATGGCATAATTATCAAATCATACAAGCCAAGCTTATTAAACAACAGAAAGCAAATATTTGAAATCTAGGCAAAAATTGTATTATTGTTTTAGAACCACTCTTCCGAAGAAAAGCATTGTGCTATGGGTGACAAAGCCTGCATACTTTTTACACATAAACTAGTCGTGCATATAAGTATTGATAACCTCCATTCTTCATTATTTGCTGGGAGCTTGCTTCATTCTACACTGTTTGTTCATGCTTATTGTTGAAGCTTATAGTTCCTATGCGGAGTATGGAATGCTCAAGGCCATTCTTTGGCATAGCCAAGGCCTTTCTGGATCCGGGTCAATGAAACAATGCATCAGAAATTGATCTGCCTCTTCATCTATCAGTTCTCTTGACCATGTCACTCGTTTTGATGGGCAACTTCCTGGCCCAAAGCACCTGCAATTTCAACTAAAGCAGTCACATAACGCAAAAACATGTCTTCCTATTAACTAGCATCATACACTGGAAGAAGTAAACAGAAAGAAGCAGGTCATtaatgggttttttattttttattttttgggacaGAGATCTAgcatgagaataaaattaattattacatGATGGTAATTCTTCCTTCAAGAATAGTAAAAGTTCATCAAATATCAGGCAAAGCCAAAGGTTATTTGTCAGTCTTAGGCTTACTTGAGAACATCTGCATATGGTTCATtagatgaaaattttatttgtcaaatcTCGAAGTAATAGCAATCTGCCAAAGTCAAACGATGCATGATGATTTAAACCAAAATACCTGTACTCATAAAAGCAAGCACTTCTCTCATTTTCTGCTTTACCCCAGTTGTTCCATCCTACATGTCTGATACAATGATCCATGTATGTGTATGCAAAGACCACTCTTCCAAAGGGTCCCCATGGACGTCCAAGGTACATATATGAAGTCCCTCCATTACCAGTAATCACGCATCTGCATGAAAGTGATAACTAATTACAGCAGCACAAACCATCACAAGAGAGAATACCAAAAGAACCAAGATATGTTCTCCTAGCCAGACAAAACCCTACAAGAATAATGTATTAAAGGTGATGGTATTGATATAAGCAAATTGTCCCAGCAAGGTTTCAGTAGGCAAAAGTTACAGGGACTATTATCTCATATAAGATGACAACTATAGAGTAACAAAACCAAGTTTCTGAGACACAAGGTCACATGACATGGGCTGAAAATCAAATATTCTGAGTGAATGAAGAAAGTGATGAAAAATCAGAGGACTCTGATTTTGCATCTCATATATGtgggtgtgtgtatatataaccgttttccatctttaatcagaaataacaaattaaataactGTACAAATTCTACTTCAGCAATGAATCACATAGTTTATGACTTAAGGCCCAATATTTGGAATGAACGTGGGATAtcaaaaacaaaggaaagtctcCTAAATAAACATTGACAATGTCATTAACCTGGACTTATAGAAACACCAGATATAAGTAGTGAATGTTACATGACTATAGATTTAATTGGAGAAACATACTAAAACCATGAATGTTAACTGCATAATACAACAAAACCAGGTAACTTCTACCTTACATGCTGCAATACTACTTAGGAATAAACTACATGGTCAACTTAATATAAAACGAAGAACAAACATGAAATGTttggcaggaaaaaaaaacaatgtaatggGAGAAAAATGAGCACAGATTCCTTTTTCCACTACATTACATTGCATTGCATTACATCCAACCAGAGTAAAAAAGGTATTGACATGGTTGTTGGAAGTAGTACTAGAAGAATGACAAGTAACTTTCTCTTTGGAAGACAAAACCTACATTGGAAATCTGACAATTAATAACTATAGGTACCTGGTTGTTCTAAAAGATGTCAAAATGAGGAGGTTTTAAAGTCCGGACACTTCAAAATTGTCCTCCAAAGGATATTTAAAAATGTCCTCAAGAGGCTCCTTGTACAATTCTGTAAACATACAGAAATCAACAATTTAATTTCCAACTAATCTATTTGGAGTCCACTCTACAAGTCTAGGATCATGGTTCATCTCTGGATAAGACGCAAATTTCCTATGTTTATCAACATCATGCTATAGAAATCTCAATAACTATAGGGATAAAGACTGCAGCTTGATGCCAATAATGCACCAAAACTACTCTCTTTGGGTTAGGGAGCAGATATGAAAACTGTAAGGACCTGTACAGAGTTTTTGTAATTGATAGAGTTTAAAATGCCAGCACATTTTCATCACATAGAATTCATGTTGATTCATATTGAAAAAGCTATCAGACAGCTTACAAATATTATTGAGTCAGTACAACGCTGTCCAACTTCTCCAGAAAAAAGATGCTAACATTGCAAAAACCTTGACTGAGAACTTAATGGGAGGCAGGAACAATTGAAAATAAAGGTGAAAGCCAATAAAAACATACCTCAAAAAGACATAACCAGTTGACTCCTGAGAAGATTTTCTGCTTTGAGCAGTTATAAAACCTGCTGACTTGCAGTGAATATGACAATGTTCCAAGAGAGCAGTGCTGTTCCCAAAGATAAAGTCCACACTTCCTTCAATGTAGCAATCTTTCAAATACTGCTTCCCATAATGCAAATAGAGAGTATCCTACAATAACAAAATACATGAGCGGGTGCTTTTGGGTTTGTGTACATACAATACCTCCTCCTATAGTTCAGAAACCCAATAATACACTTGCAGGATACCAAAGCATACACACTGGCTCAATTATTGACTCACAAATTGTTAGCCTTAGCCATCAGAATCCTAGAGAATCAATAGAACAGTCAGCTCATCCATTTTATTATCTACTTCCCACTTATAGGAACATGCCCATTCTTAGATGTTTCAAACCAATTCATGATGTTTTCCAATGACAGCATAGCTCGAATAACATGCCTGCAATTTATCAATGACTAGTAAATATGTGCACAAGCAATTTTGATTAACGATCTAGTATTATAATTGGCATTCCCCTCTCATTAAGTTTTCATATTTAGTGCAGTTTACCAATAGAGATAATTATCCAATGTCACTGTATTTACCATCCtataaaattaacatgtttgGAGGGTAAATGAAATTCTTAATAATCTATGTTGTAAATAAACATGAATGATGAAGTAAATGATCCATGAAACACACCAAATGTGACAGTTGATATACCTGCCACCCAAGGAACCGGCAATTATAGAATGCGCACCGATCAGCAGTCACCCTAATTGCCACAGCTTGGCCTGAACCCTGGAtacaagtatataaaaaaacacagatCAAAAGCttcaaatcatttattaaacaattcaaaatgTTTCACTTTCAACAACATAGAAAACACCTCAAATCATACTTTTTGACACAACCAATggctaaaagaaaagaattctaAAGTACCATATTCACACCCAATGCTCATACAAtttaaacttcaatttcaaaatatgcacagaataaaaaaaaaatcattttttcaatgaaacaaatgaatagtgaacaaaaatcaaaattacacaTCACACAAATGAATTTGTCACAACCTAACTCAGCTAAGGATGGAGGAGGGTTTGCAGGAGATGACTGTTGGAAAATTTAAAAGCAAAGGGAACGTTGTGTGAAACGATGTGTCTCATTTAATCACCTGTGCACACCGTTTCAATCACTTCCCACGCTGCATTTTGATTAAGCTGTTTTGCTATCTTTCAGTTTGTGTAGCCAAGAGTGGCCAATAAGGAAAGCAGAGCAATTCCCTCTAGAAGAAATGGATGTTGTATTTAGTTCGGTATTGTAACAGATTGAGTAATCATCATGATGAATGAATTACAATGAGGAGGTTGTTATGAGAGTTGCTCATCACGCCTACTGTTCCTTAAGAAATACATCCATTAGCTAACTTTCTATTCCTACATTCCAGTATTCCTGTTATTCACCTCTGGCTTCCTTTTGTGTGGGAACTTTACAAAATCGAATTCGTAACAGAATTTACCATACTTAAtagtataaaaacaaaaattcccaACACCTCAAACACAATAAGAACCCAAAAATCTTCTTCTATAACAAGAAGCCACCACAAAATTGACAACAAAAAAGGAAGCGACCTTGTTAAGCACAAAGATTAGTTCACATTACCTCAGGAGATGAGTTTTCAAAAGTGATATTCTCAGCAATAAAATCCTCTCCTTCCACTATCACAGTCCCACACCCAAAGGTCCCAGTTCCAATGACCCTCGAAGCCTGCAGCCCAAAATCCCAACATCAAGAACCTCCAAACACACGTGTCAAAAACCCAGATGAGCAAGTTAGAATTCACAGAAAATAGGCGCACCTGGTGATGATCAATTTTGGCAGAAGTGTTGTTCCAAGTCAAGATAGTGTCTTCAGGTCTTAAACCCGCAAGAGTTATGAGATTCTTGGTCTTCGGCACGTACACGGGCTGCCTGTAAACCCCAGGTGGCACACGAATCACAGTTCTACACGTGTTGCAGAGTGGCACCGCATCTACTGCTTCCTGCACCGTCGTAAAGTCTCCACTCCCGTCTTGTGCCACCGTCACTACTCGACTAGCCATTGATTAATCCTATGGAAGTCTCTTTCTGTACGTGAAATGGCGATGAGATCGATttgaggaaaggaaaagaattaaTAGAATATTGGGATTTGTTCGTTTGTTTTAGtacttttttagttttagtttgtaATGTCAGATCCTTGGCCTCCACAAAGCAGTGGGtcggatttaaaaaaaaaaaactgtaaataaaataaaataaagacattACTAGCGTATTTAttgggagaaaaaaaatcacacattaaccgTGTAAACATAGAACCGAATAAAGTACGATCTTGAGAAGTAATACACCTCcgtatataaatattaaaaatattgttgaggTTGAAAtggagtttttaaattttagggttaaaattataaagtagaTGAAATCAGTAATGAATTTTgataaatactagaaaaatttaaaataaatatgttttgagaatgaaaaaataattttaagcaatgataagaaaaataagaaataaaagttaagaaaataaCTACATGAAAAGTGTTGATGCAAACCCTAGTTAAAGATATGTAACGTTaccataaaatgataataaattcatagatgaaataaatgatgaaaaataaagatgaaattatcTCATCTACACCATCAATCAATTGAGCCTAAAATAAGATCTAAATGGAGTAGGATTAAAGAAGAAGTTAAGAGGCAATTTTGTCATATTGGACCTTTagctattatttgttttatatcttGAGATTAAAAGGAAGTTTCATTTAAGTTATAGTTGGTTTGGAAAGTATATATTTGTAACATCCTCATATCCAGGATAAAGTAACAATTTCATATTAACTGATAAACAGagtgatataatttttttttctatatctatTCATGGTATTTGTATTAATGTCTACCGAAATTTCGACGGAGTCTTCCCTATACCGGGAGGTCTTAATTTATCGACATACGACTTGTTTACACTTTTAATATACCGCATCTCCTAACTCAATTCAACCCAATCATCCTTtgtctcaatcccacaaacatcatccTTCTTATCAACCACAatgtttatgatatatattgtacaacaattatcattatgaatggataaagatataaacatgCATACATGGAACATGGTTATACAaagtacataattaaatttatctatTCCAGTTTAAacttcaattatacaaattgagttataaaaaagttataatatttccaaaatacaagggtatactctcTAGGACCTAAATTACAAAAAGTGAACCTAAGCTAgcatctactcctgtcgtgcatgtgatggtcctgaaaacaaaatacatattattgaaatatgaatatcacaataataaaacaatacaaatatccataaattttttaaaaaaggcaaacatgcattcatattttattcacttctcccttttGATTGTCATTGGAAATTCTTTCTCCTTCAACTACTAAAAACTAattcctcttccattatcaacctCTATTCAAGATCTCATAAGACCATCCATGATTATTTTCCTTTAACACATTactgataccaatttcactattatcatcatcacctcgtaggagtcgatgcaaggtgatccccttacccgggatcctaccatacactaaatgtatgcgaGTCAATACAtagcgatccccttacccgggatcctaacatacactaaatgtatgctcgCCAAACATGACGATCTGCTTACCCGAGAtcttaacatacactaaatgtatgctggtTCATGccccaaatcacacttctcatatttcctttgtcaacgataatttcatcacttggcaaatTACACAACAACcgttcaccttgaatacacgtacattaaaaataatatccaaaatattgaCATCATTACGTAAACTTTCCTCCTTTCTCCTAATATCTAACATTCGGTAATTCACATCTCACATcactaacatattaaatcatagaATTTAACTATAAAGTATAGGTGCGGATCACCTACCtacaatagaagctctactcgtgctccttTGCTGCTGTTGTTGCACCACGCCTGTGGTCCATCATGCAAATCAcaagtttatctcataaattttcctcacccaatgatatgttttataataaacatattaacaaccaataagtcttattgtctcgtttttaaattgtttcagtttgacctctcctcataaatttaactatatctggagccAGGGGCGGAGGTAGGATTATTTAGTAGGGGGGGCCAAAATAATATAcataaattgtaaaaattaaaaaaactgcatgatttagttttattcaaataagtAATTACAAACATATGACGATCTTTGTATAAGATAAGAAGTTTAAAGCAAtaccaaattgagtcaaagcTATGAAGTTAATGTCATCTTCATAATGTATTCATCACTTTAATTTTGTTGATCTTcatacctatcaaatataaatatacaaaatatataagaaacattagttAAAGCGATGCATTATTTATGTATgataaaactttgaaataaagtaaaaaataataaagaatgattcttacatatttaatttaattgtgctCGTCGTTCTTTCATGGAGTAGAAATCATCGATTATCATATTaattgtgaatctttcagcaatttctttttctatatagacaatcaaataatttgcaagaaaatcatcctccatccgattgcgaagtcttgttttaacaatcttcATCGCTGAAAAAGCTCGTTCAGTTGTTGCTGTCGAAACAGGAAGAGTCAAAATAAGCCGAATCAACCTGTCAATGAGCGGATAAATTGTTGCCTTTTCTGTTTCAACCAATCCTTGACATAAATCAGCAATCGATGACATATTCTTTAACTTTGGATGATTGGGCACATCAAGCTCATAATGCTGCAACTGAAATCtcaaatgagttttttcttggtcAGAAAAGTCTTCAGGATAGAACTTGTCAACAAGTAAGCATATATCTTCAACACTGaataatttatagttatttttaggATCTAAAGCTGTGCTCAACTTAAGAAGCTCAATCGTCTGCTCATTGAATCTATTATTTAGCTCTTCCAACTGTTGATCAATGATAGCTGTAAATATATCAACTCGGTAGTGATGCTCAActgttattgattttgttttacggCGAGATCGTCCCACACTAGAAAAACAAGCATCCATATCAGGAACTTCAATGTCTTGATGCTTACAAAATGATGTTACTTCTTCTAAAAGAGTTTCCCAGCCATCATCTCTTAACTTCTGAATTAAAGTCTTTGTGGTAGTCACCAAATGCAGAGCATTTAAAATGTCTTGAGATTTCTGTTGCAAAGCTTGGCAAAGCACATCAGTAATTCCCATAACATTCTTCATTATATGCAAGATgaatgcaaaatcaaatgacattagCAACTTAAATGAAAAAGCCGCATCACCACGTTGAGCATAAGTAGATCCATCTAAAGCGATGTTTTCAAGAACCAAACAAGTTGCCCCatacatttttatcaaactgCAAATGGATTTGAAGTGCGAACTCCATCTGCTATCTCCAGGTCGTTGCAAACCACCTACTTGATTAACTCCTTTACCCGTTTCAATCTCACCAATATCAACTAAATGTTCAATTGTAGTTGCTTGAAAAGCCCGTAATTCATCATTACGCTTGCAAGAAGCACTaacaatgttaataataaaaatcaagttctgAAAAAAAGTGTGAACATCAGATATTTCTCTAGCTGCAGCAATAAGAGCCAATTGTAATTGATGAGCTAagcaatgtacataatatgcatAAGGGCAATCATTAATGAATAAAGCTTGCAATCCATTCCACTCTCCACGCATATTACTAGCACCATCATACCCTTGGCCCCtaatattttgaacatcaagattgtgatgagataaaacaaaggaaatctCTTTCTTAAGAGTTGAAGCAGTTGTGTCTTTGACATGAACTATATCCAAAAATCGTTCTCGTATAAATCCGCTTCTATCAACAAACCTAATAACAAGGGCCATTTGCTCTCTTCTGGATTCATCTCGAGCTTCATCAACAATTAAGCAAAATCTTGCATCACCAATCTCATGACGAATTGAAGACTGAACATTTCTAGCAAAGACATGCAAAATTTCCTTTTGAATTTGATGCGAGGTGTATTTAGCATTTTGTGGAGCATTATCCAAAACAAGAGCACCTACTTGTTCATTATATGATGCTAAAAGTTCcaacatttcaagaaaattacctCGATTTTTTGATTCTGGACGTTCATCATGTCCTCTAAAAGCACATGCTTGAAATGTGAGCCAACGAACAATATCTATTGAAGCTTTAATACGCAATCgattatttagaatttcttgAGTAGTTTGCCTCTTAACTACCTTCTCAATATGACATGactgatttttcaaattttccaagcacCTGGTAGCAAATCTATGAGCTGAATTTGGACCTTTTCCCATATGAGTTAAAAAAGCACATCGTTCCCCATCATTAACTTTCTTCCAACAATTGAATCCTTTAACAGTAAAGGTGTCTGATCCTGGCTTTCCAGATGACTTACTTGAAAATA of the Populus nigra chromosome 7, ddPopNigr1.1, whole genome shotgun sequence genome contains:
- the LOC133698141 gene encoding pectinesterase 31, producing the protein MASRVVTVAQDGSGDFTTVQEAVDAVPLCNTCRTVIRVPPGVYRQPVYVPKTKNLITLAGLRPEDTILTWNNTSAKIDHHQASRVIGTGTFGCGTVIVEGEDFIAENITFENSSPEGSGQAVAIRVTADRCAFYNCRFLGWQDTLYLHYGKQYLKDCYIEGSVDFIFGNSTALLEHCHIHCKSAGFITAQSRKSSQESTGYVFLRCVITGNGGTSYMYLGRPWGPFGRVVFAYTYMDHCIRHVGWNNWGKAENERSACFYEYRCFGPGSCPSKRVTWSRELIDEEADQFLMHCFIDPDPERPWLCQRMALSIPYSA
- the LOC133700043 gene encoding uncharacterized protein LOC133700043 translates to MCNVEVMVEQPQCASIYEEPALINEQPPTRIDIAHLIRDPSNRPQIWEYPVNQQDEIRRAYINLGPYQPLMSEYLLTGKKHPRRFQSHWFKSYPWLEYSEKNTAFCFPCYLFSSKSSGKPGSDTFTVKGFNCWKKVNDGERCAFLTHMGKGPNSAHRFATRCLENLKNQSCHIEKVVKRQTTQEILNNRLRIKASIDIVRWLTFQACAFRGHDERPESKNRGNFLEMLELLASYNEQVGALVLDNAPQNAKYTSHQIQKEILHVFARNVQSSIRHEIGDARFCLIVDEARDESRREQMALVIRFVDRSGFIRERFLDIVHVKDTTASTLKKEISFVLSHHNLDVQNIRGQGYDGASNMRGEWNGLQALFINDCPYAYYVHCLAHQLQLALIAAAREISDVHTFFQNLIFIINIVSASCKRNDELRAFQATTIEHLVDIGEIETGKGVNQVGGLQRPGDSRWSSHFKSICSLIKMYGATCLVLENIALDGSTYAQRGDAAFSFKLLMSFDFAFILHIMKNVMGITDVLCQALQQKSQDILNALHLVTTTKTLIQKLRDDGWETLLEEVTSFCKHQDIEVPDMDACFSSVGRSRRKTKSITVEHHYRVDIFTAIIDQQLEELNNRFNEQTIELLKLSTALDPKNNYKLFSVEDICLLVDKFYPEDFSDQEKTHLRFQLQHYELDVPNHPKLKNMSSIADLCQGLVETEKATIYPLIDRLIRLILTLPVSTATTERAFSAMKIVKTRLRNRMEDDFLANYLIVYIEKEIAERFTINMIIDDFYSMKERRAQLN